A genomic stretch from Verrucomicrobiota bacterium includes:
- a CDS encoding magnesium transporter, producing MSPKSSPAGNAPKEHLGRPISEFISPGPPPLRVDQTVGQALDAIRATGLAERIFYFYVVDAEGCLSGVVPARKLLTEPLDSRISEVMMTRVLSLPENATLMEACECFILHKFLAIPVVDGNKRLRGIIDVGLFTDEVMELSTGTNNDQLFQSIGIHVQEVLHASPWKAFGIRFPWLAATVSGGVLCAVLAGAFASTLQQRVVLAVFMALVLGLGEAVAAQSLALTVQSLPHSRVRWKWLRVKLRREGVTAALLGLLAGVAVALMVSLCWHDTVTAISIGGSVVLSVLVSGLLGVLVPVLLRSVHWDPKIAAGPITLAAADLFTVTCYLVTARILLG from the coding sequence ATGTCCCCTAAATCATCGCCTGCGGGGAACGCTCCCAAGGAACATCTGGGTCGCCCGATTTCAGAATTCATCAGTCCTGGTCCGCCGCCTCTCAGGGTCGATCAGACTGTGGGGCAGGCTCTTGATGCGATCCGTGCTACCGGATTAGCAGAGCGGATCTTTTACTTCTATGTCGTCGATGCCGAGGGATGTCTATCCGGTGTTGTGCCGGCCCGGAAACTTCTGACCGAACCGCTCGACAGTCGGATCTCAGAGGTGATGATGACTCGGGTGCTTTCTCTTCCGGAGAATGCAACCCTGATGGAGGCCTGCGAGTGCTTCATTCTTCATAAGTTCTTGGCGATTCCTGTGGTCGACGGAAACAAAAGACTCCGTGGCATCATTGATGTGGGGCTTTTCACCGATGAGGTGATGGAGCTCAGCACGGGAACCAATAACGACCAGCTCTTTCAGTCAATCGGCATCCACGTGCAGGAAGTGCTGCATGCCTCCCCGTGGAAGGCCTTCGGCATTCGCTTCCCATGGTTGGCAGCCACCGTCTCGGGCGGGGTGCTCTGTGCGGTTCTGGCAGGGGCCTTTGCATCAACCCTCCAGCAACGGGTGGTTCTGGCTGTCTTCATGGCATTGGTGCTGGGACTCGGCGAGGCGGTGGCAGCCCAGTCGCTGGCCTTGACGGTCCAATCGCTCCCCCATTCCCGGGTTCGATGGAAATGGCTCCGTGTGAAACTCCGCCGCGAGGGAGTCACGGCCGCCTTGCTTGGATTGCTTGCCGGGGTTGCCGTGGCGCTGATGGTCTCTCTCTGCTGGCATGATACTGTGACAGCGATTTCGATCGGCGGGAGCGTTGTGCTTTCTGTACTCGTATCAGGCTTACTGGGCGTGCTCGTGCCTGTACTGCTCCGTAGTGTCCACTGGGACCCCA